The genomic DNA GCGCTACTGAGTTGCAGAGGAAACGCAGGGCACTAGGCAATTACTAAAATAATTTcgtattttcagtgtttgtatgttttcaCGGCATGGCATTAACATGCCAGATATATTCCAGGATCGCCGTGGCTTGTAAAGAGAGACGAAATGTGTCCTCAGCACTGCTCCGTGTTTGGATCAACGATAACACTACTGCGGCGACCGGAGAACAAGGAGACGGTAACCTGGCAACCGAGCTTCAGCTTGGCTTAGGTTAACTGAATTTACCCCCTGTGTACCTTTATTTATCGTAATTCGGCTTACGTTATCTCAGCTCAACTCACAAATGAACCATCAAGTAGCCTGCTTTTACATAGAACACTAGCGACAAACCTGAAGTTAGCCTGGTCTTATTCCAATTGCCCGGTCCACCTTAAGAAGCAAAGCAGTTAACGTTACATTCtggcgccatttaaggtggaacggaaaattctaGTAAATAGCTGGGGAGTATGGAGTATATAGCGAACTAGCGACCATGAATGCTGTTCGGCTGTTTACCAAATTACCTAGTGTGTAGGTACAGCGAGTTTTTatcttattattgttattactattaGTAGTATTAACCTTAGGGTTGGTAGCTAATAAGAAGTGTAGTAGTCATTGTAAACGTGTTATGTTGTAATGCTAGCTGTGTCAGTGGGTTCAAGACTAACATAAACCACGTTTAACCCAAAGTATTATTCGAAAAAGCCTTATCTGTTTATATGGGATTTACACCATGCATAAATCTCGTTGTAAAGATGAAATAAACGAGAAAGCACTGGGATGCGCATGTCTTTGCTCGCCGCTGGCTAAACTAAGCCGAGCTAAAATGAATGGAGCTTGATGTGATTTTTGTATTCAAGTGTTGTGTTGGACTAATGTCCCCCAGGCTTTACCCTCTGTCTCTGTGGCTTGACAGGACACTTGACTCAAATGCACAAGAAAAACTCGGGGGAAATAGTTTGACGGTGAAATGTGTAAATGGTTTCTTTACCATCTCCTCTGCAGTGGTGTTGCAGTCATAACACAGCAAGCCTGGCAAATATGGAACAATTACATCGTTCTGACAGAAATCAGTTGTAGATTTAATTCTTGTATTTTGTTACTAGCATTTGTAAATCATGGAATTTAACATGCAAAATTGTGTACATTTAAAGACCCACTGCAGTGGAAATCAAGTTGTTTACCTTGTTTACCTCTAAAAGGCATGTCTGAAGTGAAATAAGCCGATAATAACATGGCTGAACATTTCTGCCTTGAAACTGCAGCGTTCTAAAGAACGTCTCAAATGATTGGATTccgacagccagggtttcttacatcagaAACCTAGGGAACCAATCCTGACAGCATACAGGGTGGGGCCCTCAAGCTGCATGGGAGTGGTGGAGGGGTGAGTGGAAATAGGTGGAgtctaataaaatatttatagttTCGTGTGTAGTGAAGAAAGGCTGAGTTACATTGCAGCCACTATTCTGACATTtagggatttttaaaaaaatttttttggaAAATATACCATCCTGATGGACAGGGATGagtttttattgctttatttgatGACTGGACGTGGACTTTAACTCATAATTGTACgaataaaatgtaattgtgtATTATGTAATTTGTAGAGGgctatatttgttttataatatttttttttataaaattgaaaaccgttttgttttttactgaaCAATTAATTTACCCCAACCACCAAATCCTTCCTACCAAATCTCATCTGTGTCGGTCAACACTGTAATGTCAAGGTTAGTCAGAGGGACAAGTTAGTAACTGATATTTTATCATATAACTGATTCTTAAATTCCTACAttgctgcagggtcctggggttgtgggttcaatccctgccttgggtcaatgtctgtaaggagtttggtgtgttctccccgtgtctgcgtgggtttcctccaggtgctccattttccacccacagtccaaaaagacatTTTGTTGGCTATGCAAAATTATTCAGaagtgtgttcctgacttgtgcTCAGTATTTCCATTGGGCTCCAGAACTATCACAACAGTTTAAGActgttacagactatgaatgaatgaatgaacgtttcTTAAATTTCTAAATCATGATCTCGTTAAGCCTTTTGATTGGTTCATTGTTGTGCCATTGATGGCAAGGCAGTAGCCTCTTATAATGCTGCTGCAGTGATATTTaatctaattctaattcttATTCTCGCTGCATAATATTTataccacataaacattagtcaTCTGTGCAGTCCCTGTTTTGTAAATGTGAGTGTCATTTTACTTAAATAACATTCTTCTGCTTTATTATTCTTTGAATCTTTGTACAGAAAGATAACCTTATTGCAGGCTTGTGTATGTAAtcttgaattaattaatgtcaaACATTAATCAGATATGATCAGTTATAAAGCTATAGAAAATACCTGGGTTTATATCTGTATTCTACTTTAAGCTACCATAACACAGCTttagaaaacattttattttagtctCTGTCCAGTACGAAGACAAATTGTCAGCAAGTCTGTTATCCTTGAGGACTGGATTCAGCAGTTATGTTCTGTGCCCTGCCGAAGACTTGGAAGAAGGAATCAGGGCAAGGTCCTTAAACAGGTCTAAGTTTTGCTTCTCAGAGGGGATGTAGTATAAATAGGTTCGTCAGCAGGCAAGAGAAGTTGTGACATGTCCTATTCAAAGGTTATGGCCCTTTATGCCATGCATCAGAAAGATCTCTCCTTGCAGAGCATGTtctagagagcttcatggagtGCTTTACTGTCGTTTTACCACTCTTGCAAAAAAGCATGGATAAACTACTGAATGGAATATTCCACAGATTTTGAAAAAAGGTATTATTCAAAGCAGTTGAACTTGAGACAATGCATTGTAAACAAATTTGCCTCAGATTACAGTTCAGGTCATTGAAACCAGGGACAATGGTGTCTACAGCATAAATGGAGTAATGAAAATGGTAAAATAGTTGTAATTCTTTTCTCATATATGGGAAACTTTACATCAGAATTGTTTATTACATCTCatatgtttattatataaaagtgTTGAAAAACTGGTTGAATTCCTGTGAAAGTGAAATAAATCTTATCTCAAAGGAAAAACTTTAATAATTCAGAGTAAAAGTATTTAGCAAAAGCATGTGCTTGTGAATCTCAAATTGAATATGCATTAAAGCATatactttagttaaaaaaaaagggaCCAATCACTCTCTGCATAACACTGATTGAGTCTGCTGAGTCTTAAACCCTTACAGCAAACAACTCTTACAAATATCTGTTAATGTTTGTATTCTGATAACAACAAATATCTGTTAATGTTTGTATTCTGATAACAACTGCATTACAGCACTATTGCTTGCTTCTGTTCTATTCCTTGATTTCGGTTGTGTAGCAGCACTGCACTCCTGCTCCTGCTCTGAGTCAGTAGTGTGGGCCCCAAGTGTGGTGTGGTGACAAATTGGTGGTTGAACCAGTCCTTGCACAATGATACATTTCCATAGTGGTGGGCAGGTTCATGATACATTAATTCAAAGTGGATGTTTTAttctttaataaaaattaaagatGCACAGAACATATTTGATgagaaaaatatcaaaataattgCCTGGCTTTTGAGATTTTTAatgaacacattcattcattcattatctgtaactcttatccagttcagggtcgcggtgggtccagagtctacctggaatcattgggcacaaggcgggaatacaccctggagggggcgccagtccttcacagggcaacacacacactcacacaatcacacctatgaccaatccacctaccaacgtgtgttttttggactgtgggaggaaacccacatagacacggggagaacacaccaaactcctcacagggagtcacctggagcgggactcgaacccacaatctccaggtccctagagctgtgtgactgcgacactacctgctgcaccaccgtgccgccctaatgaATACATTGAAGCTCTAATAGAAAAGCTGCAATTTCAGTAATAATGCTTAAATACATGACTAATcttcaaaaatacattatttctgtGTTTCTAATATGTTTGttgcatttatattttagtGAGGGTCCTGCATCACTGATGCTGACACTGGTCACCTCTCTACGTGCTCAGTTTCTGCTTGAGCACTAAAATGAGCGGAGCAGGGGAACAGGCTGACATACTGTCAGTGGGAAACGTGGTGCGGGAACGATGGAGAGTGGTGAGTAGGTCTTTTTATGATGATGTCTAGGCAAAAACTACTTCTGAACTGTTGCTGAGGTTTGAATCAATTAAGATAATTGAATAGAAGAtcactttgtgtgtttttgcaggGACTCAACCGCTTGGAAAGGGAGGGGTGAGGGAGGGGTATTTAGTTGTTTGCAGTGTTTAACCTCACTGCTGGATGTCACTGAATTTTACACACTGCAACTTTAACTGACAGAGTCTTTAAAGAATTTCTGGAAGATTGGTGACCAAGTGGGCATGGATGCACTGAAGTCATTCAAAGCAATGACCCTTTACACATCCTACTAATTTTTGAGACATGTAGCCATGAGAAATTTCGTTTATAAGCATCTTATCTGTTACTATTCTCTAAATATTATCACATATCTCTTGTATATCTCTTTTTCATCCCACTGGATTCAGGCTTTTCAACATGAAAGCCCTTGTACAAATgaacctgaaaaacaaaaatgtcatcTCGAGGTGGGGGTtgccacagttcattttgttaACTTCATACACCCATGAAGTGCTGGTTAACCCAGCCAAGTGTGCCTGGCAGGGGTAGAGAAGCCGTGCTGTAAGTGCTGCAGCGCTCTGAGAGGAAAGCAGCCTGGAGATTGGGATTTTTAAAGCGAATGAAGCCAGACATGGATTTTCTGAAGAAGCCAAGAGTGGCTGTTGCTTATTTAAGACCAAGtacttttttaaacaaaccaTTCTAATAGGAAAGATTCTGGGCTTATTGCAACTGATGATATGTAATAAATGAGCATTGAAATATATGTATGTAGATATTATTGATATAAAAACATTGTTATATGTGTTTTAGATGATCAGTTTGGGGGTTGAGTCACAAGCTCTCTGTTTAACACAAACGCTGCTAATGGAATAAATAAACCCTTAATGAACATAATATGAATATTTTGAAAGGCTGATGTTCTGTTTAATAAAATCATACATATACAGAAAATCCTGGATTGAAAATAGCCCTCTTAGCTGTCTTCATGCATGACATAACTGATGGTTTGTGGAGAAAATGATCTTTGCCCACTCAAACAGCAGTAATGCTAGTGTAAAGCTTGTTGTAAAGATGTCTTATTCGTTTAATTGGACTTAAAATGATTCAATATTCGATTGAAATACGAATGCCCTTCTTCCTGTATTGCTGCACAGATAAAGaagattggtggtggtggttttgGGGAGATATATGAAGTCCTGGACCAGCTGAACCAGTGCAATGTGGCTCTTAAAGTGGAATCTGCCCAGCAACCCAAACAAGTCCTGAAGATGGAGGTAGCTGTTCTAAAGAGGCTTCAGGGTAAGGGTGTCTGAAGTTCATTTGATTAAATTGTAAGGATAATTACTTACACTTAAAGAGACATAATACACAATACATCATATACTCATCAAAATCTTCATTTACAGGAATGAGCATAATGCATATGATGTTAGACTAATGAAAGCCAAGCTGTTTCTTGTGTATTATACAAAACAAGTTATGCACTCAAAACCACCTTGATCTAACACCATATTCTTTATGTTGATTTTAGCTTATGAAATCTTAGTAAGTTGATGGGCTTGAGCAGGCATTTAACAGTCCTTTGTGGCCTGTTTCATTCATCTTGCTTTAGAGCTGATTCTTTTTATGGcatatacatttttcaaaagttAAATATGTAACATTATATCTATTGCATTTATTCTACTTGCTAATAAGCCATACTCCCATATTCATTTACAGGGAAGGACCATGTTTGTCGCTTTGTTGGTTGTGGACGCAATGACCGCTTCAACTATGTGGTGATGGAACTTCAGGTAAATCATAATGCCATCTGCAGTATTTCTAGCAATTAAACACATATCACTcataacaaagccaaagctagTGGACTAACGGGTAACATGCGATTACAGGGAAGGAACCTGGCAGATCTTCGGCGCACTATGCCACATGGTACGTTCACAGTGTCCACGACACTCAGGCTTGGGCGGCAGATTCTGGAGGCCATTGAGAGCATCCACTCAGTGGGCTTTCTACACAGAGACATCAAACCGGTAAAGAAAATGTCTTGTTTCAGTGTTCATTTACACTTTAAAAGTCTTTATGCTTTAAAGCCATAAAGAAAATTTAGGAATGAATCCATTCTAGAGTATGTCCTCTTACAATTTTCTGCTCACTAAATCAGCTGTTATTTTCTTTCCAGTCAAACTTTGCCATGGGGCGCCTGGATAGTACCTGCCGAACGTGCTACATGCTTGATTTTGGTTTGGCACGGCAGTTTACAAACTCCTGTCAAGAAGTCCGTCCAGTAAGTGTTTGTTTAAAACGTTTGTTTCCTCTGCATGATTTTCTACCATCTTCTAAGTACACTTCTTTTCATCCTTTAAAGCCTCGTCCAGTGGCTGGATTCAGAGGAACTGTACGTTATGCCTCAATCAATGCTCACAAGAACAAGGTATTTAAATGTTAACTTTTCTCATTATGAAAACTGGctcacagtcacagtcacaatGTGTATGCAACCCCATACACATTAGCTTTTACCATGTTTATAGATATACTAACTTGTGATTGATGCAGTGAATAATAGCAAAGAAATGTGCATAGTATAGTACAGTTAGATATGTAAGTGAGAAGGACTGTTTCTTTCTGTAATGCATGACTTCTGCCCTGTCATTTCTCTGTGCAGGAGATGGGTCGCCATGATGACCTTTGGTCCCTCTTTTACATGCTTGTAGAGTTCATGGTGGGTCAGTTACCCTGGAGAAAAGTCAAAGACAAAGTATGTGTGATTCTGCTGACATCAGTTTTACTAATTAGACTTTTGGCTATTGCCATGTTTATCAGTCTTCAGAAATGTATTGTTGTTGACaggcattttttttctgtgatttgCTGATTCAGAACTTTAAACACTGTTCTGCCATTTTCTCTCCCCCCAAAAATTCAGGAGCAAGTTGGGAACCTGAAGGAGACCTATGACCATCGCCTCATGCTCAAGCACCTTCCTGCAGAGTTTAGCATTTTTCTTGACCACATCTCAAACCTTGACTACTTCACTAAACCTGACTATCAGGTAGTTTTTCTGGACTTAGCAGTTTCTTAAATGTCAAATGATAACTTCAAACTAAATGCTGTAGTATTTTGTCGACTCACTACAGTGAAACTGTCATTAAATTTATAGCAGTTATGAACCGGTGTGTTATTCTGTGTGACTGCTGTGTTCCAGCTTCTGATGTCAGTGTTTGAGAACAGTATGAAGGGTTATAATGTTCTGGAAAATGACCCATATGACTGGGAGAAAAATGACTCGGAGGGTTCCCTCACAGTTGCCGCTCTAGCGACCACGGCCCAACAGCTAACTCGGCTAACACCAGCATACATGGGGTACGTTTACAGACATCGGCAAAACAATGActatgtttacaaaaaaaactaaacaatttaAACTGAATAACACTGACATTTTTACGCCAGTTGGTGCTTCTCCAACTGTTTGTTTATGCCTCAGGTCATTAGTGACCTAGCAACTAATCAAATCTTAATTGATTTACACACTGCTATGATAGTGTAATACCTTTTATTGATAATAAATAAaggtttgatttatttatttaaatcaccTTTTTCAGAGATGTCAGAGGTTTCCTGAAATGGTCCCATGGGGCCAGATAAAAGTCCTATTTAACACAATACCACAAACAAATCTAGATAGTGAGCAAATTGTGTGcattgaaaaaaagaaaaaaaatcgtAGCGTGAAATTCAGGTACCAAAATCTGGGGAAAGCTTTTAGCCATGCTTGTTTAACATGGACAAACAACACCATGCTGTATATCAGATGGAGATGACAGGCACACCACTGCCACCTACTTGGAGCTCTGCTTTTAAAAGGCATTGGATTAGTTTAAAAATTTGATGTGGTTTCCAGCCACATTTAGCTTCAAATTCCTCAGGCTTGTTCCATTATGATGTTCTACTTACAAGATCATGGCACCCCTAGACAGGCTAGATATGCATTTGATAGTTAATATACCAAATAATTTTAAGAAAGAGAGGTTTTTCAGGTTTGTTTAGTAACTCTCTATAGAGTACTGTTGTATTGTTTAAATTGTATACTGTGATAAATGACTGACGTGTTCCTGCTCTTAGCATGGCCAACGCCTCTGCAATTCCCGGTGATATGCAGCGCGAGAACACTGAAGATGTCCTTCAGGGCGAGCGGCTCAGTGAAGCGGACAATTGTCCCCCCATCCCACCACAGCATGTTCAGGGAGCTGATGTATGGGAGGAGATGGAGCGCAGTCGCGACCGCAACCGCAATCATGTTCAACCATTGATCAGAAAGGTATTAGGAAAGGCAAAGAGCTGTAAATGTATATGTGTCAAAGACTGAAAAGAAAATCACTTTAGCCTGTCACCATTTATAGTACGTTTACTGTCACCATTTCATAAGCTGGAGGAAGACTGAGTGGAGACCTATCACATTGAAAATTCCTcgcttttgttctgttttagCTAAAGTTTGCTACTCTTTCTGTCCCAGGTAGCTAGTGAAGAGGAGAGGAGTAAAGAGGGCAATCAGAGTCCCAACAGTGGCTCTATCCAAGGCTCTCCAAGACGAGTGCGCTCTGAAACTTTACTCATTGATAGAGTGGCTCCACTGTTGAGAAGAATACGTCACAGCCAGAGTATGGGCCTGGACAAAAGACTGACCCCTGAACCCAAACCCACTATTGAGCGCTTCCTGGAGGCCTAGTTAGTACCTAACAATTCCTAAAGCATTTATTACTAATATTTAGTTTGGCTGgaatgttttcttttaatataCTGACATCTGAATTGTTGGTTATTTAAAGTATTCAAATAAGGGATGCATAGTTCATAAttaatattgaaataaataatattttattctaaTAATATTATGACATTGAAACTGACCAAATTATTTAGTCTGGGCAAAGTTTTGCATGACATTTTTTATAAAGATATAGCAAGAAATATAAAGGCAAATTTATAAAATGCACATTGTCCTACTCTTCATTATCGTTCTACTGAATAGGAAAGCATTTGGTTAATTTCAAACTATGcactgttttaattaaaaataaattaaattatgtatttttggggggcggcacggtggcgcagcaggtagtgtcgcagtcacacagctccaggggcctggaggttgtgggttcgattccagctccgggtgactgtctgtgaggagttggtgtgtactccccgtgtccgcgtgggtttcctccgggtgctccggtttcctcccacagtccaaaaacacacgttgcaggtggattggcgactcgaaagtgtccgtaggtgtgagtgaatgtgtgtgtgtgtgttgccctgtgaaggactggcgtcccctccagggtgtattcccgccttgcgcccgatgattccaggtaggctctggaccccccgcgaccctaaattggataagcggttacagataatggatggatggatggatgtatttttggggattggtaactcaaaaatTGTcgatatgtgtgaatgtgagtcgccctgtgaaggactgccttGCACCTTgtcattctgggtaggctccggacccaccgcgaccctgaactgaatgaatgttaaatttGGTTTATCAGTTTAAATTTGAGTTAATCATTTGTCTTGTGCTGTCTTGAAATATGCCATTTTTTcctatttattaattaatagttTAGTGTTtaactgaaatgaaaataagtCATCTTCCTTCTTTTGAGCATTAATAGTTTAGGAAAGCAGCGACCAGGACTGCCCCAGGACCGGATCGGTGGTCGTATTGATCAAGGATCtttggaggatgaggagggtGCAGCCAGCAGTGGTTATGTAGCGGTTAACCTCAGCCCAGTGCCACAAGAGGGGGACTCTCAGGAGTGGGTCCTGGTTGAGCTGGAGGCTGGTAGTGGATCAGGTGGTTCTAAGCCTGATGAGGAAGAGCGCTCTGGAGTATCTCCTCGGTCATCCAGCCCCCTGGCTCTTCCCCGCACCTGGTCAGACCCCCTACCCCAGCGGGCCAGCTGCCTCAGCAGCTCCGGGGAGCTCCAAACCATTCTTTGTCACACTGGACCTCCCTTTGCTCGGCTGTCCGGTTTCCCAGGATTCCAAGGAATTACAGGGATATCTGGAGCAACAGGACTTCGGAGGCTGCCCACTCTCCACCCTTCATCTGTGGTCCACCTCAGCAGAAGTCAGTTAGAGCAGGTAAGTGCTTATTTACACTGAAGTGGATGATAATAAATGGCAAAAATATGACACTACAACACAGACAAGCACTGGGCTCTCAAGTGGCCCAGGAGTCTTAGCATTGGCCCTGTCTTTGGAAGATCGCTGGTTTCATCTCTGGTGATGCTTCAGTCATCTCGGGCCAAGAGTCTAACTACAATTGACTTTGCTCCTTGGGTTTGTGGGATGaccctctcccctcccctcaTCACACAGCAGGGCACCAGCCAGCACAGGCATCTGTCAGCTGACGTGACAGACCTGGGAATTTGGCTCGAGTGTCAACCATGTCCTTCAGTTTGTGGCATGGTTTGAATGCAGAGTTGTAACAGCTGATAGGGTAATGAATGGAACTGACTAAATATTGCATGAAAAGAAACAAACTAAAAACCCACAgactaattaaataatataaaaaaaaacattataataaaatatgttatatatatatatagggcggcacggtggcgcagcaggtagtgtcgcagtcacacagctccaggaacctggaggttgtgggttcgattcccgctccgggtgactgtctgtgaggagttggtgtgttctccccgtgtccgcgtgggtttcctccgggtgctccggtttcctcccacagtccaaaaacacgcgttgcaggtggattggcgactcgaaagtgtccgtaggtgtgagtgaatgtgtgtgtgtctgtgttgccctgtgaaggactggcgtcccctccagggtgtattcccgccttgcgcccgatgattccaggtaggctctggaccccccgcgaccctaaattggataagcggttacagataatggatggatggatatatatatatatatatatatatatatatatatatgtgtgaattttttttctgctctttgTAATGTTGGTAATGCAATGAACTGACATCCAACAAGCTACTTGTGACAGCAAAGTGAATGTAAAGTAATGTAATTTatcacaacaacaataaaatatcAACATATTTTCCCACTTATACTTCACATAaaccagttacattagtccagGTGAGGTGAACCTCCTACCCACAGGCCACACATATATCCCTCTGCTTAAGTATAAATTGTTTGCCAGCTATATATTTCAGctttagggtggcacggtggcgcagcaggtagtgtcgcagtcacacagctccagggacctggaggttgtgggttcgattcccgctccgggtgactgtctgtgaggagtgtggtgtgttctccctgtgtctgcgtgggtttcctctgggtgactatctgtgaggagtgtggtgtgttctctctgtgtctgcgtgggtttcctccgggtgtctgtctgtgaggagtgtggtgtgttctccctgtgtctgcatgggtttcctcccacagttcaaaaacacatgtttgtaggtggattggtgactcaaaagtgtccgtgtgtgtgtgtgtgcgttgccctgtgaaggactggcgccccctccagggtgtattcccaccttgcgctcaatgattccagttaggctggacccaccgcgaccctgaactggaaaagcacttaaagataaggaatgaatgaatgaatttttcagCTTTACTCAAAAGCCAGTTGCGTTTCTGCTAATAAAGTGATCCAAAAGTGATgcagtttaaataataatttcttGGCGTCAATAATGTACAGTTTGCCAAAATGCTAAGCAAAGGAAAGACAAAACACTGTGTCATGTCTTTAAAGAAAAATTGACCATGGAATTCGTCACTGCTACAAAGGACTTCACATCAGAAACATGTATATTATCCCACTGTACCAAGAACTATAAGGGGGGGCAAAGATAATTAAAGTGCTAGGAATAATTGAACTGCACAGTGAACTA from Hoplias malabaricus isolate fHopMal1 chromosome 7, fHopMal1.hap1, whole genome shotgun sequence includes the following:
- the ttbk2b gene encoding tau-tubulin kinase 2b isoform X1, with the translated sequence MSGAGEQADILSVGNVVRERWRVIKKIGGGGFGEIYEVLDQLNQCNVALKVESAQQPKQVLKMEVAVLKRLQGKDHVCRFVGCGRNDRFNYVVMELQGRNLADLRRTMPHGTFTVSTTLRLGRQILEAIESIHSVGFLHRDIKPSNFAMGRLDSTCRTCYMLDFGLARQFTNSCQEVRPPRPVAGFRGTVRYASINAHKNKEMGRHDDLWSLFYMLVEFMVGQLPWRKVKDKEQVGNLKETYDHRLMLKHLPAEFSIFLDHISNLDYFTKPDYQLLMSVFENSMKGYNVLENDPYDWEKNDSEGSLTVAALATTAQQLTRLTPAYMGMANASAIPGDMQRENTEDVLQGERLSEADNCPPIPPQHVQGADVWEEMERSRDRNRNHVQPLIRKVASEEERSKEGNQSPNSGSIQGSPRRVRSETLLIDRVAPLLRRIRHSQSMGLDKRLTPEPKPTIERFLEAYINSLGKQRPGLPQDRIGGRIDQGSLEDEEGAASSGYVAVNLSPVPQEGDSQEWVLVELEAGSGSGGSKPDEEERSGVSPRSSSPLALPRTWSDPLPQRASCLSSSGELQTILCHTGPPFARLSGFPGFQGITGISGATGLRRLPTLHPSSVVHLSRSQLEQLSSALPQSIHLQQKCESDPVQDTALVPAEEEPNHMAAGSLAKTSPQPPDPVNEPLTSVKATERDVESDSGCPDGGPSTTPNQVETTGDTVDAPPGSPAPASPRDLSPRASRIPVRDPDSPTRRSFPAPLSPSLSLSCEHFPSALLRDKFSFPSDRGSRGSDYQGDDLLSLSSSSGALSSRSKIPRPISPTLVPEQLSSRFMPRPPPGKPPLRPGGDNRRRRYRIRASSTSDADLLDNLTQLMQERGGVAASRYQRTTSSIQRSLSSSPSRFEGCHSQSPISISGSPPPRISEIRANRVVGYCAKGRTGSPESKPTAKMNK
- the ttbk2b gene encoding tau-tubulin kinase 2b isoform X2 — its product is MSGAGEQADILSVGNVVRERWRVIKKIGGGGFGEIYEVLDQLNQCNVALKVESAQQPKQVLKMEVAVLKRLQGKDHVCRFVGCGRNDRFNYVVMELQGRNLADLRRTMPHGTFTVSTTLRLGRQILEAIESIHSVGFLHRDIKPSNFAMGRLDSTCRTCYMLDFGLARQFTNSCQEVRPPRPVAGFRGTVRYASINAHKNKEMGRHDDLWSLFYMLVEFMVGQLPWRKVKDKEQVGNLKETYDHRLMLKHLPAEFSIFLDHISNLDYFTKPDYQLLMSVFENSMKGYNVLENDPYDWEKNDSEGSLTVAALATTAQQLTRLTPAYMGMANASAIPGDMQRENTEDVLQGERLSEADNCPPIPPQHVQGADVWEEMERSRDRNRNHVQPLIRKVASEEERSKEGNQSPNSGSIQGSPRRVRSETLLIDRVAPLLRRIRHSQSMGLDKRLTPEPKPTIERFLEAYLGKQRPGLPQDRIGGRIDQGSLEDEEGAASSGYVAVNLSPVPQEGDSQEWVLVELEAGSGSGGSKPDEEERSGVSPRSSSPLALPRTWSDPLPQRASCLSSSGELQTILCHTGPPFARLSGFPGFQGITGISGATGLRRLPTLHPSSVVHLSRSQLEQLSSALPQSIHLQQKCESDPVQDTALVPAEEEPNHMAAGSLAKTSPQPPDPVNEPLTSVKATERDVESDSGCPDGGPSTTPNQVETTGDTVDAPPGSPAPASPRDLSPRASRIPVRDPDSPTRRSFPAPLSPSLSLSCEHFPSALLRDKFSFPSDRGSRGSDYQGDDLLSLSSSSGALSSRSKIPRPISPTLVPEQLSSRFMPRPPPGKPPLRPGGDNRRRRYRIRASSTSDADLLDNLTQLMQERGGVAASRYQRTTSSIQRSLSSSPSRFEGCHSQSPISISGSPPPRISEIRANRVVGYCAKGRTGSPESKPTAKMNK